In Scylla paramamosain isolate STU-SP2022 chromosome 31, ASM3559412v1, whole genome shotgun sequence, one DNA window encodes the following:
- the LOC135088813 gene encoding putative nuclease HARBI1 — translation MMNPAVSRKAAQQRQRRTYRVRRDIFAEYDDAELLKRFRLDRAGIVAVTDIVRDKLQSKTERNTALTPEMVAITLRYLATGKMQQCSCDDFGTTQPTISRAISQTIDALADPEVICQFVAFPHTQREVQQKQAEFMQVTQFPGVVGVIDGTHIRIVSPHVDEHVYVNRKRYHSINVQVVFDAHYKILDIVARWPGSVNDARILDKSALKLMFEEQHVPAGCYLPGDSGYPCKQWLLTPYLRPQTVAQANYNSSSTLRCSRGD, via the exons ATGATGAACCCAGCCGTTAGCAGGAAGGCGGCACAACAACGTCAGCGGCGCACCTACAGAGTGAGAAGAGATATTTTCGCTGAGTACGACGATGCTGAGTTACTGAAAAGATTCAGATTGGACCGTGCTGGTATTGTTGCAGTGACTGATATAGTGAGAGACAAGCTGCaaagtaaaactgaaagaaatacaGCCTTGACCCCTGAGATGGTGGCCATCACATTACGATATTTAGCCACAGGAAAAATGCAACAGTGCAGTTGTGATGATTTTGGAACAACGCAGCCCACTATCAGCCGTGCAATATCACAGACAATTGATGCACTGGCTGACCCAGAAGTAATCTGCCAGTTCGTGGCTTTCCCTCACACCCAGCGTGAAGTGCAGCAAAAACAGGCAGAGTTCATGCAAGTAACTCAGTTTCCCGGTGTTGTGGGAGTGATTGATGGCACTCATATAAGAATTGTGTCTCCTCATGTCGATGAACATGTATATGTGAACAGGAAACGCTATCACAGCATAAATGTGCAAGTAGTATTTGATGCTCACTATAAGATTCTTGACATTGTGGCAAGGTGGCCTGGCTCAGTCAACGATGCAAGAATACTAGATAAGTCAGCACTCAAACTGATGTTTGAGGAACAACATGTACCTGCAGGATGCTACCTTCCCGGGGACAGTGGCTATCCCTGTAAGCAGTGGCTCCTCACTCCTTACCTTCGCCCTCAAACTGTTGCACAAGCTAATTATAACAG TTCCAGTACCTTACGATGCAGCCGAGGGgactga